The DNA sequence ctctctctcgtgttatTGTTCTCACATTCATGCAGACTCAAATAAAGCAGAAGAGAACCCATCTGCCCTTCAACTCCCCGCCCCTTTCCCATGTATATCTTTCCCTATATTTACtaccaaaacacacacacactaatCTCGCTGTCTTCTTTTGCTTCTTTAGATCGCATCACagagaaagaagaagacactTCCTTCTTGCTCCTCAAGCAAAGCATCTCCACTTCAAGAAGATACTGAAGCTGAGACTGGCAGAGGAGACCATACGATGCCATTGAAAGGGGAATCTACAGGAACCAGCTCTACTGCCTCGCCTGATCTATCTTTGACCATCGGGCTTCCCGGCGTCGTCTCTTCTGGCACCTCCGGCGATGACGGTCGCCTCCGAGCTTGCATCGATCTTTCTCTCTCGCGCGACATGTCCTCGTCCGAGGTCAACGTGTTTCAGAGGTTTCAAGGACCACTGTCGTCTCCGACGCCAATAAATGGTGCTCCAATCTATCCCAAGTCTGGACTCCAACACcagatgtcttcttcttcttgtaatGGTTATCCGAACGAAGCATACTTGATGAGCTCCTACTTGCACTGGTCCAACGAGTACTTCCCTTGTGGCGTCGGATCATTGGAGGCCACACAAAGCTTGATGAGGTCGAGATCGACGCCGAGATATCCAACGAAGCGGAGCACCATCAGGGCGCCGAGAATGCGGTGGACAAGCAGCCTCCACGCCCACTTCGTCCACGCCATCGAGCTCCTCGGTGGACATGAGAGTACGCGGCCTCTTGCACCCCTTCTCGTTTCTTTGCAGCTGTGATTAGTGTGGTCGATGATGTTTGATGATAGGATAGGATTCATAAGATGATCCTGATCATCGTGTGTTTGTTTGATCTGAGAAAACGTGTGGTTTTTGGTATGTTTGGCATCAGGAGCGACACCGAAGTCGATTCTGGAGCTTATGGCTGTGAAAGATCTTACTCTGGCTCATGTCAAGAGCCACTTGCAGGTGTTTCCCTACTTCAAACTTATgccccccttcttcttcttcttcttcttcatcttcatcttcatcatcatcatcgtcatctctCTCTTAACACATATCAAGGCCCACTTGCAGGTATTTCTCTACTTAAAGCACAAGCCTACTTCTTCATCGTcatcagctctctctctctctctctctctctctctctctctctttctctcagcCCATGTCAAGAGCCATTTGCAGGTGTTTCCCTACTTAAAGCTGAAgcccttcttctctctctctctctctctcagcccaTGTCAAGAGCCATTTGCAGGTGTTTCCCTACTTAAACCTGaagcccttcttcttcttcttcttcttctctctctctctctctctctctctctctctctctctctctctatgtatagAGCCACTTGCATGTGTTTCCCAAGTTAAAGCTCAAgccgttcctctctctctctctctctctctctctctctctctaagtctGCTTCTCCACAGACAGGAAAACTGCCAAACGTAGAAAAAGTGACGGAAACAGAAGAAAAGTAGGCATCATTTCACAATAATAAGGAGATCATATAAATACAAACCTCTCAACAAATTACAAAGTATCAACCTCGTTAGCAATAACAtcaagaaacaagaaaaagaCCAACAACTGcctcctttctctttcttttcatctCACTCTCCACCTTTCTCAACTTCTTTTTCCATCCTTTATTCCTTTTCTTGCAGATGTATAGAACAACCAAATCCACCGACAAGCCTGCAGCTTCCTCAGGTAATCCGTGTAGCTCATCCTCAACAAATTAGTTCATGTCATCTACATTTTGTAAGTGTATTTTTCTCATCTATTCCTCTTTCTTAAGGTCAATCGGATTTGGCACTTGGAAACAGTGATCTAACACTAATGGTGCACAAATTCTCAGAAGCACCAAACCAGCACCATTATTTGGACTCCACCACAGGATGGAGTAACTCATCTAGGtagcaaatctctctctctctctctcatgtttttTCATTAGAAGATGTAGCTTTTGGTTTAAAAGATGCCTTTAAGCTTCATTAGGGTTGGAACATTGACTCCACTACCACTTCAGGACTACCATGGCAGCTTTTACTTTTATCTATATATCCATTTATGTTCTTTAAGATCTTATAAGGTGATCTAAAGCTAAAGTCCAGCAAAAAAGCATCCAATTCACTAGTAAGAAAAGTTGATCATAGGCCTTACTTTTGTCAATGCCAACCTTGTCATTGTTATTTGAGAATATCCAGCCCCATATGCACAATCTAGAATGGTCAATCCTCTCACCAAATTTTATTCTGTTGCTAATGGGtgcttggatttggatttgggttgACCATTTGGTTGTtccaaaagtatttttttttcctttagtcTTAATCTTATGATACAATTTTGGTTCTTAGGCAGCATTTTGATTTGTGTTACAGAGGAATAAGTTGATTAATCATTAGTTTATTGTGCTCTTTATTTGAATTTTttctcatatatattatgttatttcTCTCAGCATCAATATTAAATAATTCTCTATttttgcaacaaaaaaaaaaaaaagcaaaggacTTTGGAAGGAAATCAATTCAGATGCGCTTCAATCGACTTCTTTTTCGTCACAAATTGAGGTACCAAATAGCAACTTAATTTGTCCTCCGAGGATTTCGTCATTGAATTTCGACTTTAAACAAGATGATCAATGTAGTTCAACtgatacaaattttttttttttttttggtctctaTCAAGAACAAAAAGTGTTGCATACATATTCAAACATACATCTAGATTGGttaaatttcactccttttgtatATTGATCCTAAATAAACCGAAATAATTTTCCGATCTAATATCATGTTAATTCACCGATCGATCATTTTCATTCCATCTACAAAAGTTTAAGTCAGTCGATGATACTCTTTTTTTGGCCTTTAAACAGGATCACTCTTGCACATCAGATGACGCAAATGGTTCTTATCAAGAACTAGTAATCCCTAGCTTGGAGTTCACCTTGGGAAGATCAAAATGACATCTCAAATAGCCTGGAGTTCTTGTCGAGATGATTCTTTCATAGTGATCAATTGTTTCTATCCATTATAGCTTCTCTCAGTTTTTGTTTAAACACCATTCTTCTTGTATTTATAAATGGCCACCaacataaaatataaagatcatgTAATTTAGCACTCACATAAGAAGATCATGTAATTTCAATATGTTTTCTTTAATTTCTTGGGAGTACTGTTCTTTTTAGTACTATTTCAAGCATGAAATATGGAAGTGTATCAAAATTATGTGTTTGTATAAGAATGCAGATGTTAAGCAGATGATTTCCATGATTAAATGCTTGATAATTAATAATTGAATTTATAAATACAATTCCCTATTatttattcttaattcaatattttATCAAGAAATAATATACAATGAAAGTACTAATGTACTTTGATAGGAAATGCAATTGACATTATATTAAAACAGTTCAAGTTGCTGATTGATCATTATTGTGGCATTGGTGAAATGAAAATTTCTAGAAAAATGAGAAATGTCATCTTAGAACCTAATAGACATCAACTCATCAAAGTTTCCAAAGCTTGTATTGATTTATCCTAAATATCTTCCAATAATCTGCACTCTCACCAATCTCCCATTCCCTCTTCCGTTAACGTAACTCTTTGCCATCTCTTTCCTAACCTGCTCTCCCGCTAAACTATGCCCACGCACCATACAGTAACAACGGCTCCCCCCTCGCATAACACTTTAACTAACTCTGGCCCGCGACACATCAGACCAAAATTGGAGGTCCCCCATCGACCACATGGTCTCTCTGATCACATGGCAGAGTGGTGACGCGGCGGCATTCCACCCATCGACGTGGCATCGGGTCAACGGGTAAAAGTCAAACGTTTGGTTATTGGGTCACTCTGTCCCGGCGCCACCGCTATCGCCACCTCCCTCCTCGCGTAGCTGTTACATCGATCGATCGGAGATATGGCCGGTGCCGCGCGCGATACGGTGGCTctggccctcctcctcctcctcgcgacGGCGATGACGCCGTCTCTCCTCTCCTGCTCCCCTGAGTTGTCAGGTCATCGGGGACAGGGGGAAGTTTGATCGACCGCTCATCATGACTCGGGCAATCCTCTCGTCTTCTCCGTTCTGCTTCCGTCTCTCCCATGTTCTCCACCAAAGAACTTCCTTTCCTCTAAAAACCTGGTTTTGATTTCATAGTACAAACAAAAAAGGTCTTTTTTGTTTTGCCTCGAATGAAATTTGGATAAAAGTTTGATTGCTCTGCGCACCAAATAAACTCTCCCCAAAATGTTCGACTTTGCTTCCCGGGCAGAGGAAGATGACAGAGGGGATGGTATTCTTGAAGTAATGGCAATTGGAGTGCCATTGTTGAACAGGTTTGTTGAAAGAAAGAAGAATATATTAGGAAGGTTATCATGGGACCAATGAGCTGCCTATACATAAGCTTGAAATGAGCATCAAAGAGCAGACTCCCCATGATAAAGTTTGGCACTACTTGCAATGGAATCTATCAATGATACAAGGTGCTTTCAGTACACAACAAAATCTTATATTACAATTACAAGCAGAGATCACACAAAACACCATTGCGCAGAAAAAGTCTTTGAAATCAAGAACAATTATAGGGAACCTACTTTTGTACAATGTTTATGATCCTCAACTACAAGGATCTGAGTTTACACAGCCCTCGTTGCCACTGTTTTGATCTTCAACGTTGGCAATAACTGTAGATGTTATTGTAGATACTAAACATCCTTGCATTATCGATCATTCAAGTCTGATCACAGGTGACTAGTTAGTCACAAAATGATACCTGGAATCAACATAGCTCTCGACATCCCATAGGAAGGAACCAAAGGTTACAGCCTCCAAAATAAGCCTCCTCAATCCCGCAAAACTTATCTTGATAAGTTCATCCTTTGACGAATCAATGGCTCCCTCGGGTGTAATGACAATCTCAGGCCTCCCGAATAGCGCCTCGGTGTGCTTCTCAATGATGCTAAAAGCTTCCTTCGATCTGATCGTGGCATGTCGTTGAAGAGTATCGGAATCAAAAGACATGACATAGGACCGCAGGCGGCAGGGCTTCATCCCACCCTGGCCAAAGCTTGGAGAAGACCATGATGACACCTCAGGGTGAGGTATCTCCGGTTGAACAGATGGTACTGATTCATCGATCATCGCTTGCTTAATGGCACTCTCCTCTACATCTGATCCCCAAGGGAGAGTCTTCATGGACTTCTCAAGCTGGAACCTTTGGTCCACTCTCTTGAGGAAATAACCATACATTACAGAAGCAGCATACACCTGACCAACTCTAAGTTTGCTGATAGGCGCCACCAAGTTTGTGTCACTCGTCCGCTGCCCCAGTATAAGAGCCAGGTGGTTCTTGATCATCTCATAAGCCTCAGCAGAATGCAACCTTTCGAGTTTCTCATCCTCCGGTGGCCACTGATCGACCTTCCCGGAAGGGTCGGCCGATTGACATATAGCAGGAACCAAGGAAACATCAGCTTCGACAAACTTTTGGACGACCAGTGCATACAATATCTCCTCTAGAGCCCTTCTCCTCTCGTTAGCTTTCACCTCCGCAATCCTCCTAATAATTTCGATGTCATCTTTTGTTCATCATTATTTTCTCACCATAAAAGTTGGAACTTTTATCTACACAACACTCTAATATCATGCAACTATAACAAAACAAAAACTACCTTTTACCTGTACAGAACTATGTCGGTGACCGCAGGGGTAGGTTCCTCTTTGTTCTTCGCAGCCTCACGGTCAGTCTGAAGCTGCTCGAGCTGCTGATCGACGGCTGCAGGCAGGAGATGAGGATGGCTGACGAGGATCTGAGACAGAAATTGCCCGATCGGCGACTCCAGCGGGAGAGGAGCGATCGGGTCCGAGGAGGGGGAGGACGACGATGCCCTAACAATAGTACTCCTCCGAGCACCAATTCGTCGTTGTCCTTGCTTTGACAGAGATGTCGGACAATAGCCCTGCCACAGATTCATCAAGAAAGTATATCAAAACATCACGATCCCAAACAAATTGATCAAGATGCAAACTTTTTGGGAAAATATAGCCGAACTTACATCAAAAACCTTGAGCCCCCGGGTGGAGAGATGAGGCTTGGGATCAAAGAAGAGAAAACTGGACCGGTGGGCGGCCAAGACGCACGATCTCGGGCCAAATCCGGGAGCTTTGCAGAGGAATCGAAAAGACTGAAGGCTCGTAGCGGCTTCCATCGATCAAAACTGACGAGGAACCGTCTCTAATCACCTGCAACACCAAGAAACCCCTCGATCAGTCTCAACAACAAGAAGTTCAACGCAAGAAGCACCGGGGAACCGATTCTACTACCAGACGAACAGATTGGAAAGATCGAATCGAGACGGAAGAGGGGGAATTGGGAATTAGGTCGTGGAAATGGGGGTGGGGAAGAGCCGTAACCGTTCGGCGCGAGCTGGCATCCGGTGGGAGGAGATGGATCGCCATTTTATTACGGCAGCTGAAGAGCAACTAGAGCAATTGGCCCGAGAGTTGAAATAATTAACGATCATGCCATCATCTTCAAAATATTGCCTAAAtctttttatctttatttatatCAGCAAAAAGATATGAATTAGATTTGATTACCTCTAAATTGATGTTTGCCATgttgtcaaataaaaaaaattgaggtGAAATTACAAGTCAACAAATATTCAATAAGCTCTCTGAGATTTGGCATCTGATTGCTGGCTTACATCTAATGTGAATATTGTATTAATTTGATGCCATTGATGTAAATATATGTGAAGCCGAGGCTATACGTGAGTTGTGAGTCGGGTGATGTAAAGATATTTCTCGCACGTTTTAGGATCGTTCGATTGGGAAGGGCTCGAGTGGCGCGTCCAGAGAGATCCACCATGAACTTAGAGAGACAAACTTGGCATTCTCAAGTCTTCACGTTCTTGCAACTCTTCACAGCCACAATATGAGAAGAAGAGACCAAAATCTACTTGGGAGCGAACTCGTGGAGGGGAAGGAGTCGCCAACAACAGACGTCGTGGGTTTTCCTTCGTGTCATTCTCAAAGACCACACTAAATCCGACCCGCTTGGGGTTTGCGGATGCGATATGGTGCCCGTCGGGCCCAACCATATATAACCCGCTTAGGATTACGTCTTTTGGGTTTACGGGTTCGGATCGGGTTGTAGGATGATCCTGTGTCCAGTGACAGCCGACGTCAGCACACGCAAGCGGCCTCAACATGATGTAATGGTAGACCCCGGGTCGTCGTCCCATGAAAAGTTTTATCGGGTGATGTCACATCGACCGCGCGGGTCCCACTCATCGGGTCCGTCAGAGGCAACGTCACCGGTGACGAGCTTCTTAGGCGAGTAAGTACGCACTCCGGGACTGGCGTGCCAATCAATCAATCAGGCAATCTTCCACGCGGCAAGCATCCGAACGCGGAAGCCGCTTGTGATCCGGTGGGATCTCTCGTATGCATTATGAGACAGGCATCAGATTGCCTCGGTCGGAGACAAACCGTGGGACCCATCGCCGATGACGAGGGGGTAGTAACCTTCGCTGCCTTATTGGAACGGCCACACACCACGTCACCCCTGCTAAGCTTCTTGGGCGAGTAGCGTCGCTATCAGAAGCTTACTATTCCGCAGAATGTTCGCACTTCGTGCCCATCACTTCGACGAGCGCGAAAGGGAATCAACCATCCACGTGTCATTAATATGAACGGAGACGGTATCGGGAGACAGGCAACAGATTCCCGAGGACGAGCCCAATCGATTGACCTTGAACCAGTGGGGCACGTCTACAATCATGAGGGTAGTCCGCGGTTCGCTGTCGTCCCGGAAACAGTCGATCCTCACCCTTCCCCAACAAAAACCGACGCTCCTTCCGATCTGACGTCCGTCTGCCACAACGTACAAGCATAATTGGACGGCTCAGATTTTGTCTCCACGGACTCCGTCGGCCCCTTCTCTTTTCACCGTGACCGCATGCGATTGTGGGGCCCCGCCGAATCCCACTGCTGGACCCCACGCCGCCATCGCTCCGCCAAGTTCTGAAAGCAACGGTGATGTGGCTCACGCGCTCCCATGCGCAGCGCTTACTGAACTTCGTTACCTAATATACCCCTAATAGTAGAAGTCATTTACGGGAACTTATGACCCCAATCATTACTAGCTTGACGACTTTTATGGTCATTTGAGAATTGCACGTACGCTTGGAGGTGAAGCATCGACGCCGGCTGTCGTTAAAAGCCGAGGATTCCGTCGACTCCCCGACGCCGTTAAAATCCACCCGTTACCGCTGCGACTCTCACCGTCTCCGCTGTGCGTGCGCGCTCCTCTCCCGGCCTCCTTTGAGCTCCAGTTATGGATCCCGGAAACCCTAACCCTACGCATCGGAGCCCCCGATAGAGGCGGAATAGAGATGGCGTCTGCGACGGAGGAGGGGACGGAGAGAGGCTCGTGGGAGGCGGCGCTGCGGAGGTTGCTCCCGCACGGCGCGCCGCTCCCCGACGAGGAGCACCTCGACTACTCCATCTCCGTCGGATGCGACTTTCCCCCGGCCCCCCACCACGTCTCCGAGGTGGAGTCTCTGGAGCCCCGCGGTGCCCCCGCTTCCGTTGCCGGTGGTTGTGGCCACTCCCTCCCCGGTGGGCCTCGGTTCAACCGCCGACGAAGCGGCGACCCGCCTCGGAGGATGCCAGCTGAGAGGGCCAGGTCGTCTTCCGTCGCGTGCGCGTTTGCGGAGCCCGAAGGCGGCGCGTTGCGGTCCGGCGCCAGGACTTCCTCGGCACGTGGCATCAGTTCTTTCTCCGGTTCGGCGCGACCCGTGGCGGTTACATTCGGCGCGGAGAAGGATTCGGAGGAGGACCTAGCCGGAGGCGCCACCGCCGCGGAGCCGGCGCCggcgagggagaggaggaggggcGTCTGCTTTCGGTGCGGGAAAGGTAACATCCTGAAGGAGAGGGAGGCATGCTTGGTGTGCGACGCGAGGTACTGCAGCAATTGTGTGCTGAAGGCCATGGGGTCAATGCCTGAGGGGAGAAAATGTGTGAGCTGCATTGGTCGTCCGATTGACGAGTCCAAAAGGTCGGGGCTTGGTAAGTGCTCTAAGATGCTGTCTAAGCTGTGCAGCCCGTTGGAGATCAGGCAGGTCATGAAGGCGGAGAGGGAATGCCCTGCGAACCAGCTCAGACCAGAGCAATTGGTTGTCAATGGCCGGCCATTGCAGCAGGAGGAGCTCGATGAAGTCTTGGGGTGCTCGATGCCACCTCAGAAACTGAGGCCTGGGAGATATTGGTATGACAAGGATTCAGGACTCTGGGGGAAGGTGACTTTTTGCTTCCCCATACTGGACTTATTGTTCTTAATTAGTTACTTGGATTATTTAAGAAAAACTCTCAAGGAAGAGGGAGGTCGGACATTGTGAATTCTGAATAACTGATAGATTATCCTGCTTACGATGGATTAATAATTATTTCCTCAGCAAGTATTTCCAAGATAAGGTTCTAATATATTAAGTTTGTTTATCACATTAACAGACACGAATTCTATTAATCAAGTGGCGAACAAGTCTGCGATGGAACATAGTTGGTTTCTCCTAATATTTTGGAGCTTGCTGATTGTCTAATAATATATGATCTGCTTATATTTCAGTTTGTATTTTTTGCATCGTGTTTTTTGTATGAACTTGTTGCTTCAGATTGAGCAGCCAATTAGACTTTTAACTGTTGGAACTGGTGGCAGGAAGGTGAGAGGCCTGACAGGATTATAAGTTCGAAACTCAATATAGGAGGAAAGTTACAGTCAGATGCAAGCAATGGTAACACACAGGTGTATATCAATGGTCGAGAAATTACAAGGATAGAACTCAAGGTTCTTAAGGTGGAACTACTTTGCCTTTAAGGTTCTTCTTGAAACACAATACCTTGGGCACACTTGCTGCAACTTCATttcttatattaaaattattagctAAAAAGATGCGATGAGATTTTATTTACATGTAGTTTTTCATTTTTTTGCTGATTTCATTTTGTTTTTAATGATATTACTAGTAGAGTTACTTATTAACTTGATAGATCTGAACAATTGGTTCAAAATACTTAAACTCAGGTTAATGGTAGTCGACTTATCTAGCCCTATAAATCAACTCAATAGTTCTCCCACTTCCATTGTGGAACTAAACTGGAGTCTTAAAAGATGCAAAATACAAAGaaggaaataagaggaagaaaggaaaataCAAGATGATGGAGATATATGTGAATCAGACTTTAACCTATGTTCATGGGCAAGAGAGAAGTACAAAGTTACACTATCAATGGAGAAATGCAAGAGAATCACACAATCTCTCTTGACCTCTTAGGGTATTCATTTTCTTTGAAAAGCCACCTGTTATAGCCCCAAACTCAATGGCCTTGGCCCTCTACTACCAACGAGAGAGGCCTAGAGAAAAAATGAGCACAAGCAAGCGAAAAGGTCAATGTTGAGGCCCAAGGCAATATCAATGCAGGCATAACACCACAAAAAGATAACATTTCTAAGTGCAATGAAGTTATACTCAGAAGCAAGATACATTTTAAACTCAAAatgcatagatatgcaaggttagTTTACGACGGAGGAGTTTGTGATTCGTAAGTGCAAAAAGATTATGATACGTGCTGGAACAGTATCTCTATATATTAGGACTTGATCTAGCTGGTCCAATTTCCCTGCTTTTACCTGTCAGTACCTCTTCGAAAATCAACATATTATGGTAATATCTTGCAGAAGTTTATGGTATGCGTTGCTGAGTGATGCCTATAAGGAAAGAAAACTCTGCCAGGGAATATTGGTTTGACGAAGTAAATGAAAATGCTTGATCAGAATTTCCTCATGTGGATGCCAATATAAATGGATATTGACATCTATATCAAAATTGTGGTATCAGCATTGCTAATGAAACTTCATACTATTTCAATCTAGAAAATCATAAACAAGGATAAGAAGGGCTGAGCCAGGTGTCAACATTGTATCATAATTGTTATACCTTGAACTAGAGATATCATTAACATTTAAGTAGCAAGGACACAACATGTCGTTATACCTTGTATGGATTGTGCACCAGAAATGGTATCACACTCTTTGTCATTAAGGCGGTAGATCACATTTTTGTTTTGCACAATGAAGTTAATGCTGTCTTTTTACCAAGAAGAGTCTGTTTATTGCAATTAATATCCGTGTGCACCTCTGAATTGATTATTTTCTTTCTGAGTGTCTATTGCTTGGAGGACCTTTCTTCACTTTATGCTGTCTCCTTTGCTGTATTTGGCTTGATACTGGTACTATGTTCAGAACTTCTAGTTCAATCATATTGCGAAGTACTTCATTTTCTTGGATATTTCAGTATATCTTACTTTCTGATGTGTTAGTTACCACTTATAAAATAAGCAGTCCAGCTGATATGTGTCATTTAATGTCTCATATGATTACTTTTGTGTCCTTCCACCCTGCTTGAGGTTGATGTTGATGCTTGGTCACTTGTAATTGAATAGTTTTGCAAGGATGTAAATCCATGCAGCTTAGTATCTAGAATGCCATGCTGATTAGGTGGATTTGGCAGGTTATTTCTTTTGTTCTATGAACATTGCAGACATTGTTATACCTCATTCACCATTTCTTATTAACCTGCTTGAGAACTTCGAGGATAAATAATATATCGCCTGAGAACTTTATATTGAACCTTCTACCGCTTTTTCCATTTAGTTGGCGAATGTGCAATGCCCACGAGATACTCATTTCTGGGTATATGATGATGGTTCTTATGAGGAAGAGGGTCAGAATAACATAAGGGGAAAGATATGGGAAAAGGTACTCATTTATCTTTTAATAATATATCTGTGGAAGGTTAATGTTTCTTGCACCAGAACTTGTGAATCAATTTTCCAAATATTTGCTGTGTGGTGCTTGGATATGTAGGCATCTACTCGTCTCATATGTTCATTGTTCAAATTGCCTACACCTCCTGAGAATCCTCCTGGGTCGAAGGAAGATTCAGCTGCATTTTCAGTCAGGTCTGTGCCGGAGTATCTGGAACAAAAAAGAGTCCAGAAGCTTTTGTTACTTGGCTTAGAGGGCTCAGGAACCAGCACCATCTTT is a window from the Musa acuminata AAA Group cultivar baxijiao chromosome BXJ2-1, Cavendish_Baxijiao_AAA, whole genome shotgun sequence genome containing:
- the LOC135598075 gene encoding transcription repressor KAN1-like isoform X2 translates to MPLKGESTGTSSTASPDLSLTIGLPGVVSSGTSGDDGRLRACIDLSLSRDMSSSEVNVFQRFQGPLSSPTPINGAPIYPKSGLQHQMSSSSCNGYPNEAYLMSSYLHWSNEYFPCGVGSLEATQSLMRSRSTPRYPTKRSTIRAPRMRWTSSLHAHFVHAIELLGGHERATPKSILELMAVKDLTLAHVKSHLQMYRTTKSTDKPAASSGQSDLALGNSDLTLMVHKFSEAPNQHHYLDSTTGWSNSSRITLAHQMTQMVLIKN
- the LOC135598075 gene encoding probable transcription factor KAN2 isoform X1; the encoded protein is MPLKGESTGTSSTASPDLSLTIGLPGVVSSGTSGDDGRLRACIDLSLSRDMSSSEVNVFQRFQGPLSSPTPINGAPIYPKSGLQHQMSSSSCNGYPNEAYLMSSYLHWSNEYFPCGVGSLEATQSLMRSRSTPRYPTKRSTIRAPRMRWTSSLHAHFVHAIELLGGHERATPKSILELMAVKDLTLAHVKSHLQMYRTTKSTDKPAASSGQSDLALGNSDLTLMVHKFSEAPNQHHYLDSTTGWSNSSSKGLWKEINSDALQSTSFSSQIEDHSCTSDDANGSYQELVIPSLEFTLGRSK
- the LOC103990949 gene encoding UV-B-induced protein At3g17800, chloroplastic encodes the protein MEAATSLQSFRFLCKAPGFGPRSCVLAAHRSSFLFFDPKPHLSTRGLKVFDGYCPTSLSKQGQRRIGARRSTIVRASSSSPSSDPIAPLPLESPIGQFLSQILVSHPHLLPAAVDQQLEQLQTDREAAKNKEEPTPAVTDIVLYRRIAEVKANERRRALEEILYALVVQKFVEADVSLVPAICQSADPSGKVDQWPPEDEKLERLHSAEAYEMIKNHLALILGQRTSDTNLVAPISKLRVGQVYAASVMYGYFLKRVDQRFQLEKSMKTLPWGSDVEESAIKQAMIDESVPSVQPEIPHPEVSSWSSPSFGQGGMKPCRLRSYVMSFDSDTLQRHATIRSKEAFSIIEKHTEALFGRPEIVITPEGAIDSSKDELIKISFAGLRRLILEAVTFGSFLWDVESYVDSRYHFVTN
- the LOC135598815 gene encoding extra-large guanine nucleotide-binding protein 3-like, producing MASATEEGTERGSWEAALRRLLPHGAPLPDEEHLDYSISVGCDFPPAPHHVSEVESLEPRGAPASVAGGCGHSLPGGPRFNRRRSGDPPRRMPAERARSSSVACAFAEPEGGALRSGARTSSARGISSFSGSARPVAVTFGAEKDSEEDLAGGATAAEPAPARERRRGVCFRCGKGNILKEREACLVCDARYCSNCVLKAMGSMPEGRKCVSCIGRPIDESKRSGLGKCSKMLSKLCSPLEIRQVMKAERECPANQLRPEQLVVNGRPLQQEELDEVLGCSMPPQKLRPGRYWYDKDSGLWGKEGERPDRIISSKLNIGGKLQSDASNGNTQVYINGREITRIELKVLKLANVQCPRDTHFWVYDDGSYEEEGQNNIRGKIWEKASTRLICSLFKLPTPPENPPGSKEDSAAFSVRSVPEYLEQKRVQKLLLLGLEGSGTSTIFKQAKYLYGNQFSPEEMQNMKLMIQSSLYRYLSTLLEGREHFEDEALEGKRAGSLHYNASANGLGGSEAQKHNECVYSINQRLKHFSDWLLQIMAMGDLDAFFPAATREYAPVVEEAWKHPAIQETYKRRNELHFLPDVASYFLDRAVEISSNEYEPTEKDILYAEGFSRCNGLAFIEFSLDDRSQISQHIECPHPQTKYQLIRVNTRGLNEGCKLLEMFEDVRAIVFCVSLSDYDQMWPQSSGELCNKMMASKDLFESVVNHSSFRETPFVLLLNKYDAFEEKISKVPLTVCEWFADFSPVKARDTNQSLANHAYYYIAVKFKDLYASISNRKLFVFQMKARERATVHEGFKYIQEVLKWDDVKDENVYGILDESFYSTDISSSPFFK